The Teredinibacter sp. KSP-S5-2 genomic interval ATTTCTGCAACCAGAGAAGGCATAAACTTACCGCCAGATTTAAAGTAACCGCCTTTAGGGTCAAATACCGCTTTAAGCTCTTCAACCAAAAAGGTGACATCCCCACCTTTTCTGAATACCGCAGAAATAACCCGCGTTAACGCAACAACCCACTGAAAGTGATCCATATTTTTTGAGTTAATAAAAATCTCAAATGGTCTTCGCTGTTCGTATTCCGTTCCTGGATTCAGGATAATATCGTTGATCGTGATATACAGCGCATGATCAGATAAAGGCGTTTTAATTTTATAGGTTGCCCCGACCAACATTTCCGGCCGGTTCACGTCTTCATGCATATGCTGAATTTTCAGCTCTTCTTCAACAGCTGGTTTGGCTTCCTCATTCTCTCGTTTGACCGAGTAACCAACAATTTTTTTCTCAATTTTTGTCATAGACATAATCGTATTCTCAAATTCTTTTTTATCTTACTTTTATGTTTGGCATTCAGGGTACGGTTAACAGGTGTTTATCTTAAAACCTTTGGTCAACTTACAATTTACCGTAGTAACCCTCTTTTAACGCATCGTACAAATTGGCTGCAGTATGTTCTTCTCCATCATATTCAATCATTTCATTCCCTTTTAGTTCAACTGTACTGCCATCATCCAACGTAAAGGTATAGGTTGTCGCGGCCAGATCTTCTTCTTTCACCAATACGCCCTGGAACGCTTCTGGATTAAAACGGAAGGTGGTACAACCTTTCAGCCCTTTATCGTATGCATACAAATAAATGCCCTTGAACTCTTCATAGGAAATATCTGTAGGTACATTAATAGTTTTTGAAATAGAGGAATCAATCCACTTTTGCGCTGCCGCCTGCACATCAACGTGCTCTTTTGGCGTAATACTATCCGCAACCACAAAATAATCCGGTACGTCATTCGCTCCAGCTTCGGCGTTAACCAAAGTTCTGTAGGCCAATAACTCATAGGAATAAACCGCAATGTTTTCCTTCGATTTCTTCCCTTCTCGAATCACGTTTCGCGAATACTGATGCGCAAAACTCGGTTCAATACCGTTACTTACATTGTTTGCCAAAGACAAAGAAATGGTTCCGGTTGGGGCAATGGAAGAATGGTGGGTAAACCGGCAACCATG includes:
- a CDS encoding NrdJb, producing MSMTKIEKKIVGYSVKRENEEAKPAVEEELKIQHMHEDVNRPEMLVGATYKIKTPLSDHALYITINDIILNPGTEYEQRRPFEIFINSKNMDHFQWVVALTRVISAVFRKGGDVTFLVEELKAVFDPKGGYFKSGGKFMPSLVAEIGDAIETHLTTIGLLQPEELSDIQKQILQEKLDEYNQKKGKKTEAGEFPESAQLCMKCYTKAMILMDGCMTCLNCGNSKCG